The following nucleotide sequence is from Pedosphaera parvula Ellin514.
ACTCCCAATGCCTTGCGAATCTGCGTTACTCGATCGGTATTGCCACCTGCTTCCTTGATACCAACAATGTTTACACAATCGTGCGCAAGTCGATTTACCGTATCCACCGCAATCTCCACACCACAACGTCCGGGAATGCTATACAGCATGATTGGCAACTTGGTTGCCCGGGCAATGGCGTGAAAATGTTGGAACAACCCTTCCTGGGTCGGCTTATTATAATAGGGAGCCACTTGCAGGGATCCATCGGCCCCCAACTCTTCTGCATGCTGGGTCAAATAAATGGCTTCGCTGGTTGAGTTTCCACCTGTGCCTGCCAGCACCTTTACCTTGCCCGCAGCAAACTTCACTGCGAGTTCAACCACTTTGATATGCTCTTCGTAATTGAGTGTTGGCGATTCCCCGGTCGTACCGACAGGCACGATGCCATCAACACCGCCTTTGATCTGCATCTTGATCAAACGCTCAAGTGCAACCTCATCAATCGCTCCGTTTTTAAACGGCGTAACAATCGCCGTATACGTACCAGTAAATATTGGTGACTTCATTAAAGTGGGATAAACTCAGGTAAAAATACCTTTTTGACTAGTATCTTTTTTCACCTTGAGACTCGGAAGGACTTGAGGTCTTAAATGGTTACCTTCCCCTCAAAAACAAAATCTGCAGGGCCTGTGAGCTTTACATCCTCGAAATGGCCGCCATTTTCCTTGAAACTGACCTCCAACAAATCGCCCCCTTGCACTTGGACCTGAATCGGAGACTTGAACCCATTGAGTTCGGCCGAGATAAGGGCGGAAGCGGTTACGCCAGTTCCACAAGCCAGGGTTTCGCCCTCCACTCCGCGCTCGAAAGTGCGAACTCGTATGGCGCCGTTACCAAGTTGCTGAACAAAATTTACGTTGGTCCCTTTCGGGGCAAAATGCGCATGTCGTCGAATCTCCTGCCCCAACGACAGAACCATGGCCTTATCTGCATCAGGAACAAATAAAACCGCGTGTGGAACACCTGTGTTCAGAGAGTGGATTGGCTGTGCTCCGACGGATAGAGTCACCTGCTCGTTTAACCGTAAATCCCTTGGTTTGGTCAAGCCAATGGTGACGCGCTCACCTTGAAAACTGGCGGTAATAATTCCCGCACCAGTCTCAAACGTAAACTGGCTGTTGATGCCCGTCAGCTTTTGCACAAACCGCGCAAAGCATCGCGCTCCATTGCCACACATTTCCGCCACGCTGCCATCGCTGTTATAAAAATCCCATGCCCAGTCAGCCTTGCCGGAGACACATGGGACCAGCAGCATGATGCCATCTGCGCCAATGCCTCTTTGCCGATGACAAAGTTGGACCGCCTGCTCCGGGCGTAACTTCACTTTCCTCTCCCTGTTATCCACGAGAACAAAATCATTACCTGCACCGTTCATCTTATTGAATTCCAAAACCATAGACGCAAGTTAACAGTTCGAAGTTGAAAGTTCAAAGTTCAAAGTTATTGTACTAAGCCTACTCGTGTCTCAGTGGCAGACTTATAAAGGGAACGGAGGATTTAGGGAGTGATAAAAAACTTTACAGCCCTTTGGCCTATTCGCAGAGTAAAGGGCGTGTCAGTAACATCGCAGGACGGGCATTCGGCAAATGGTGCCTCAAAACCAGATTTCGAGGTTCGACCGCATGTGGACCTTGAAACGGCCATTCATAGGTCTCAAAGCTTTTTGCTCAAGGAACAGAAACCGGAAGGCTATTGGGTCGGTGAGCTGATTGTTGATTCCACGCTTGTCTCAGACACCATCGCCTATCATCACTGGAATGGAAAAGTGGACATGGAATGGCAGCGCAAGGCTGTTAACCATATCTTCTCCATGCAACTACCGGATGGTGGCTGGAACATCTATTATGGTGGCCCCGCAGAAATAAATGCGACCGTAAAAGCCTACCTCGCCTTGAAGCTGGCCGGAGTGCCGGTGATGGACCCGCGCATGCTGCGTGCCAGGTCTGTGGCGCTGAGCATGGGCGGCGTGCCACGGATGAACACTTTTTCCAAGCTGTATCTCGCACTGCTTGGATTGTTTCCTTGGAACTATGTGCCAACCATTCCGTGCGAGGTCATACTGATTGGAAAATGGTTCCACGTTAACTTTTATGAGATGAGTTCATGGAGTCGGTCGATGTTGGTGCCGCTTGCCATCATCAACCACTTCAAGCCGACTCGCAAACTGCAAAACCAGGTCAAACTGGATGAGCTTTATCCGGAAGGTTATCACGAGCGTGATCTGGCGCTGCCGCCCGACCCGGAATTTCTCACTTTCAGAAATTTTTTTCTCTGGCTCGACAAACTTCATAAGTTCGCGGAACTATGGGTCCAGGCTGGGATTCATCCTTTTCGTCGTCGTGCGCTGAAAAAGTGTGAGCACTGGATGCTTGAGCGTTTCGAGGGCTCCAATGGGCTGGCCGCAATTTTTCCGGCAATGCTCAATTCGCTCATCGCGTTGAAGGCGCTGGGATATCCAGGTGATCATCCAGAAGTGAAACGTGCCGAGAAGGAACTTAAAAACCTTGAACACGAAACTGCGGACACCGTGCGCATCGAACCGTGTTTCTCACCAGTGTGGGATACCGCAATCGTTGCCATATGCCTGCATGAATCAGGCATTCCAAGCGATCACCCGGCACTAAAAAAATCCGCCGAATGGTTAATAGATAAGGAAATTCGTTTTCGCGGGGATTGGTATTTTAAGAATCCCGTCGATGTCGAACCCAGCGGCTGGGTGTTTGAATTTGAGAATAAGTGGAATCCAGATGTGGATGACACGGCCATGGTTCTCCTCGCATTGAGGAAAATCCCAACCAGTGACGTGAAACGCCGGGACGAATGTTTTCAACGCGGTCTCAAGTGGATGATGGCCTTCCAGTGCAAAGACGGTGGTTGGGCGGCATTTGATAAGGATTGCACCAAGGGCATTTTGGAAAAGGTTCCTTTCGCCGACCATAACGCGATGCTTGATCCTGAGTGCGCAGACATTACGGCACGCATCCTGGAACTGCTGGGCTATGAAGGTGTGGGTGTCGACCATCCTCAGATCAAAAAGGCGCTCCAGTTTATTCAGGAAGAACAGGAAGACGATGGATCCTGGTATGGTCGGTGGGGCGTTAATTATATTTACGGCACCTGGCAGGTGTTGCGTGGCTTGCGTGCGTTGAATATCAACATGAACCAGCCCTGGCTTTTGAAGGCTCGTGACTGGCTTGAAAGTGTTCAGCACGAAGATGGCGGTTGGGGCGAGCGTTGCAACACCTACGATGACCCTGTCTTCAAAGGCCAGGGTCCAAGCACAGCCTCCCAGACCGCGTGGGCAGTGATGGGATTGTGCACATTTGATGATCCTCAACGGCCAAGTTTGATGCGTGGCATTGATTACCTGATCAAAACCCAAAATAGTGATGGTTCATGGACAGAACACGAAATCACGGGCACTGGTTTTCCCCGGGTCTTCTACCTCAAGTATGATATGTACCGGAATAGCTGGCCGCTTCTTGCCCTGGCTACCTACAGGAATCTATACGCCTCATCTGAGAAGACGGCCAATGGCCACACCAACGGCCACTCTGTTCAATTACCCGAAGCACTCAAAACACCTCCTGCCTTCAAATAAGGCATTTGCGCCACAAGTTCTGGCCATGCAGTTATAATTTCGGCTACCTTCTTTTGCATGGGTTGGCCATATAGACATTTGCTCCGTCCTTTGCTTTTTAAACAGGACTCGGAGGAAATTCACAATCAGACTCTAAGTGCATTGGCGTGGGCGAGTCATCGTCCATGGATCTGCGATGCGGTAGGATCATTCTTCGGAAGTGAGCAATTGCCCGTGGAATTGTTCGGCTTGAAGTTCCCAAATCCAGTCGGGCTCGCCGCTGGTATGGACAAGCAGGCCGCTGCCGTGCCGATGTGGTCTGCGCTTGGGTTCGGATTCACAGAACTGGGAGGAGTGACCTGGCACCAGCAACCCGGTAACCCGATGCCGCGCATGTTCAGAGCCGCTCGCGATCAGGCGCTGATTAACCGCATGGGTTTCAATAATCCGGGCGCTGAGGCAATGGCTGCACGTCTTAAAAATTGGCACTCCCAAAACCGCTGGCCGAGTCATCCTGTCGGCATCAATTTGGGAAAATCGAAGATCACGCCCCTGGAGGAAGCGGCTCAGGACTATTCAAACTCTTTCCGTGTGCTTTGGCCTTATGCAGACTTCTTTGTTGTCAATGTAAGCTCACCCAACACTCCGAACCTTCGCCAACTTCAGGATAAGACAGCCTTGAATGAGATTCTGAGTGCGCTCCAGCAGGTAAATCGCGAACAACTTGCCCAACCCTTCGCTCAAGGCCGCTCTCCAAAGCCGATTTTAGTCAAAGTAGCTCCGGATCTGACCTATGAGGCGTTGGATGAAATCCTCGAACTGGTTGGTCCAAGGGAGCTTTCAGGCATTGTTGCCACTAATACCACTATAGCGCGTCCCCCAACCCGCCACGCTCAAAGCTCGCGCACCTATGCCGAGACAGGAGGGTTAAGTGGACGTCCCTTGGCTAAGCGCAGCACGGAAATAATCCGCCATTTATACCGTCAAACCAGCGGAAAAGTGCCTATTATTGGGGTTGGAGGCATATTCAACGCAGATGATGCCTGGGACAAAATAACCGCAGGAGCTTCTTTGATCCAAGTTTATAGTGGGATGGTTTATGAAGGGCCTGGTATTGCCAAAAACATCAATTCGGGGCTATTGAAAAAACTGGAAAATAAGGGAATCTCAAGCATTGCAGAAGCCGTCGGAATGCACGACCGTTAGATTGTCGTAAGGGCTACCCATGCTAAACTTCTGTATATTATATAGTTGACGATTTTGGTTTAAGAGTTTATACATTGATTAACAGGTGAGAATAATAGAGAGCGCTTAACCCTTCCGAATCCCAAATGACTATGACAAAGCGTGACTTGGTCATCCGTATCAGCAACGAGACCGGCTTGGTGCAACAACAGGTACTGGATGTAGTGCAAAAAACATTGGATTACATCGCTGAAGCCCTTTCCAAGGGCGACAAAGTGGAACTCCGCAACTTCGGTGTATTTGAGGTAAAGGTGCGCAAAGCTCGTATCGGGCGCAATCCAAACGCGCCAGCCACAGATGTTCCTATTCCTCAACGCTCAGTCGTCAAATTCAAACCCGGCAAGGAAATGCGCGCCGAGGTTTTCAAATTGAGTCCTGACGGCCACCCTCTGGCTGCCGAGGCAGCAAACAACGCTGCTCCGCAGCCTCAAACTAACAATCATTGATTGTCATTCGTGCTCTCACGGGGCGCTCGCTTCATGGCGGGCGCCCTTATTTTTTCTGCCAGTCCTAAAATTGGTGGTTGCCTGACAAGGCATTTTACCGTTTAGCTTTGCCCCGACGTTATGGATCGTTTACCAGGTTTCCGAGATTTTTATCCTGAACCGCTCCCACACCCTGATGTGTGGAGTGCGGATGCACGAAATTATATTTTTGACAAATGGCGCTCAATGGCCAGGCGCTATGGTTTTCGTGAGTACGATGGCCCGCCTTTGGAATCGCTCGAGTTGTATACCACGAAGAGCGGAGATGAAATCGTCGCTCAACTCTATAACTTCACAGACAAAGGTCAGCGGGAAGTCGCCATGCGCCCTGAAATGACCCCTACCCTGGCTCGCATGGTGGCAGCGCATGAACGTAACTATAAGAAACCCATCAAGTGGTTCGCCCTTCCCCAACTCTTCCGTTATGAACGCCAACAGAAAGGCCGCCTGCGCGAACACTTCCAGTTCAATGCAGATGTATTTGGTGAAAGTGATGTTGCCGCCGATTCCGAGCTGATTAGTTTGCTCATCGATACTCTCCGTTCGTTCGGCCTTACCGCAGAAGACTTTGTCATCCGGCTTAGCAGTCGCAATGCCTGGCATGATTACTTCAACCAGCGTTGCACAGACGAGTCCAAAGCATATGAGTTTTACCAAATCATCGATAAACTCGAACGCGAACAGCCAGAACAGAGCAAAACAAAACTCTCTGCCCTTGGATTTTCATTCGAAGAAATTCAGTCGTTCATTCACACAGGACAACCCACCGCCGAGCTGGATGCCATTCTAAAAAACCTGGCGGCGCGCGGACTCGGAGATTTCGTCAAAGTGGATTATCAGGTCATACGCGGCCTTGCCTATTACACCGGCGTAGTCTTTGAAGCTTTCGATAAAAAAGGCGAGTTTCGCGCCATTGCCGGAGGAGGCCGATATGACAACCTCGTTAAACTAATCAGTGGCGGCAAAGTGAACCTCCCGGCACTCGGCTTCGGCATGGGTGACGTCGTGCTGCTTGAATTATTGAAGGCACGTGGACTGCTGCCCAAATTCGAGAGTGGAATCGATCTCTTTTGCTTGATCGAAGATGAAACCCTTCGCCCTGATTCATTGAAGCTGATTCAAGATTTGCGCAGCGCAGGTTTCGCAGTGGACTATTCACTCACCCCCGCGAAACCAGATAAACAATTCAAACGGGCGCAGGAAATCAAAGCCGCATTCACGATAAAAGTTGAGCGCACACCATCAGGCGAACTGATGGCCAGGGCGAAAAATCTTCAATCACGTGAAGAAAAGGTTTCTGCACCGTCTGAAATCGTGAAGAATCTAAAACCTTGACCGGCATGCATACCAACCCTGCTTATGAGTGATTCAACCAAAAGATTCTCAAGCAGAGTTGATAACTATATCCGGTATCGTCCCGGGTATCCGGCGGAAATTGTTGATTTGTTGAAGAGCGAATATGGCCTCACCAGCGCAAGCCTCCTTGCTGATATTGGTTCAGGAACTGGCATCTCCACTGAGCTCTTCCTAAAGAATGGCTATCAAGTAATCGGCGTCGAACCGAACAAGGATATGCGGGAGGCCGCCGAGCGATTACTCAAAGATTATCCTGGATTCCGCAGTGTAGCTGGAACGGCTGAGGCAACTTCGCTCGAAGAACACTCTGTGGATTTTATCATCGCGGGCCAGGCATTTCACTGGTTCATCCGTGAACGGACCCGGGAGGAATTCATTCGGATTCTCAAGCCAAACGGTTGGGTTGTTCTCATTTGGAATGACAGAAAGACCGAGGCATCGCCTTTTCTGATTGCTTACGAGCAACTGCTAAAACAATTTGCGACCGATTACGAGAAGGTGGATCACAAGCAAATCAATCCTGACGTCATCAGGGCATTTTTTGAAACTGGCACAGTCTCTCTGCACGTCTTTCCCAATCAACAATTGTTTGATCTCGAAGGACTAAAGGGCCGGGTGAATTCCTCCTCTTACGCTCCTGAACCCGGACATCCGAATTACCT
It contains:
- a CDS encoding class I SAM-dependent methyltransferase, with amino-acid sequence MSDSTKRFSSRVDNYIRYRPGYPAEIVDLLKSEYGLTSASLLADIGSGTGISTELFLKNGYQVIGVEPNKDMREAAERLLKDYPGFRSVAGTAEATSLEEHSVDFIIAGQAFHWFIRERTREEFIRILKPNGWVVLIWNDRKTEASPFLIAYEQLLKQFATDYEKVDHKQINPDVIRAFFETGTVSLHVFPNQQLFDLEGLKGRVNSSSYAPEPGHPNYLPLMNALKAEFAKYQVNGRVSFHYDTTVYCGRFD
- the shc gene encoding squalene--hopene cyclase yields the protein MSVTSQDGHSANGASKPDFEVRPHVDLETAIHRSQSFLLKEQKPEGYWVGELIVDSTLVSDTIAYHHWNGKVDMEWQRKAVNHIFSMQLPDGGWNIYYGGPAEINATVKAYLALKLAGVPVMDPRMLRARSVALSMGGVPRMNTFSKLYLALLGLFPWNYVPTIPCEVILIGKWFHVNFYEMSSWSRSMLVPLAIINHFKPTRKLQNQVKLDELYPEGYHERDLALPPDPEFLTFRNFFLWLDKLHKFAELWVQAGIHPFRRRALKKCEHWMLERFEGSNGLAAIFPAMLNSLIALKALGYPGDHPEVKRAEKELKNLEHETADTVRIEPCFSPVWDTAIVAICLHESGIPSDHPALKKSAEWLIDKEIRFRGDWYFKNPVDVEPSGWVFEFENKWNPDVDDTAMVLLALRKIPTSDVKRRDECFQRGLKWMMAFQCKDGGWAAFDKDCTKGILEKVPFADHNAMLDPECADITARILELLGYEGVGVDHPQIKKALQFIQEEQEDDGSWYGRWGVNYIYGTWQVLRGLRALNINMNQPWLLKARDWLESVQHEDGGWGERCNTYDDPVFKGQGPSTASQTAWAVMGLCTFDDPQRPSLMRGIDYLIKTQNSDGSWTEHEITGTGFPRVFYLKYDMYRNSWPLLALATYRNLYASSEKTANGHTNGHSVQLPEALKTPPAFK
- a CDS encoding quinone-dependent dihydroorotate dehydrogenase, which gives rise to MGWPYRHLLRPLLFKQDSEEIHNQTLSALAWASHRPWICDAVGSFFGSEQLPVELFGLKFPNPVGLAAGMDKQAAAVPMWSALGFGFTELGGVTWHQQPGNPMPRMFRAARDQALINRMGFNNPGAEAMAARLKNWHSQNRWPSHPVGINLGKSKITPLEEAAQDYSNSFRVLWPYADFFVVNVSSPNTPNLRQLQDKTALNEILSALQQVNREQLAQPFAQGRSPKPILVKVAPDLTYEALDEILELVGPRELSGIVATNTTIARPPTRHAQSSRTYAETGGLSGRPLAKRSTEIIRHLYRQTSGKVPIIGVGGIFNADDAWDKITAGASLIQVYSGMVYEGPGIAKNINSGLLKKLENKGISSIAEAVGMHDR
- the dapF gene encoding diaminopimelate epimerase, producing MVLEFNKMNGAGNDFVLVDNRERKVKLRPEQAVQLCHRQRGIGADGIMLLVPCVSGKADWAWDFYNSDGSVAEMCGNGARCFARFVQKLTGINSQFTFETGAGIITASFQGERVTIGLTKPRDLRLNEQVTLSVGAQPIHSLNTGVPHAVLFVPDADKAMVLSLGQEIRRHAHFAPKGTNVNFVQQLGNGAIRVRTFERGVEGETLACGTGVTASALISAELNGFKSPIQVQVQGGDLLEVSFKENGGHFEDVKLTGPADFVFEGKVTI
- the hisS gene encoding histidine--tRNA ligase encodes the protein MDRLPGFRDFYPEPLPHPDVWSADARNYIFDKWRSMARRYGFREYDGPPLESLELYTTKSGDEIVAQLYNFTDKGQREVAMRPEMTPTLARMVAAHERNYKKPIKWFALPQLFRYERQQKGRLREHFQFNADVFGESDVAADSELISLLIDTLRSFGLTAEDFVIRLSSRNAWHDYFNQRCTDESKAYEFYQIIDKLEREQPEQSKTKLSALGFSFEEIQSFIHTGQPTAELDAILKNLAARGLGDFVKVDYQVIRGLAYYTGVVFEAFDKKGEFRAIAGGGRYDNLVKLISGGKVNLPALGFGMGDVVLLELLKARGLLPKFESGIDLFCLIEDETLRPDSLKLIQDLRSAGFAVDYSLTPAKPDKQFKRAQEIKAAFTIKVERTPSGELMARAKNLQSREEKVSAPSEIVKNLKP
- the dapA gene encoding 4-hydroxy-tetrahydrodipicolinate synthase, which translates into the protein MKSPIFTGTYTAIVTPFKNGAIDEVALERLIKMQIKGGVDGIVPVGTTGESPTLNYEEHIKVVELAVKFAAGKVKVLAGTGGNSTSEAIYLTQHAEELGADGSLQVAPYYNKPTQEGLFQHFHAIARATKLPIMLYSIPGRCGVEIAVDTVNRLAHDCVNIVGIKEAGGNTDRVTQIRKALGVNFTILSGDDSLTLPFMSVGAHGVISVASNIIPREVCHLVQAFTIGKAAMALKLHDKYYPIFKDLFIETNPLPVKAALAMMGIIEEEYRLPLVPMNSKNRDVLKNTLKVCGVLK
- a CDS encoding HU family DNA-binding protein — encoded protein: MTKRDLVIRISNETGLVQQQVLDVVQKTLDYIAEALSKGDKVELRNFGVFEVKVRKARIGRNPNAPATDVPIPQRSVVKFKPGKEMRAEVFKLSPDGHPLAAEAANNAAPQPQTNNH